One window of the Litorilinea aerophila genome contains the following:
- a CDS encoding sensor histidine kinase gives MESGGEQQLVISVTRAVLTAGLVAGLVALALAALLIRQITRPLSALHRASRAIAQGRLDVRVPVQGQDELGQLAHTFNQMAAALEEQEQLRRNLMADVAHELRTPMAGIQGMVEAMQDGVFPPTPENLASIHQQIELLNRLVEELRTLAHAEAGQLTLEITALDLAGLATRQVALHQPQAQQKGIALALDISEPLPPVQGDEKRLGQVLGNLLTNALRHTPPGGHVTVALQPDPDGVRMYVQDDGEGIAPADLPHIFDRFYRGDPSRSRQRGGSGLGLAIARQFVAAHGGRIWAESPPPGQARGTRVSVVLPRRPPPRSD, from the coding sequence ATGGAAAGCGGCGGAGAGCAGCAGCTGGTCATCAGCGTGACCCGGGCGGTGTTGACAGCCGGCCTGGTGGCCGGTCTGGTGGCCCTGGCCCTGGCAGCCCTCCTCATCCGCCAGATCACCCGCCCCCTTTCCGCACTGCACCGGGCTTCCCGGGCCATTGCCCAGGGGCGGCTGGATGTGCGGGTGCCTGTCCAGGGGCAGGATGAACTGGGGCAGTTGGCCCACACCTTCAACCAGATGGCCGCCGCGCTGGAAGAGCAGGAGCAGCTGCGGCGCAACCTCATGGCCGATGTGGCCCATGAGCTGCGGACGCCCATGGCGGGCATCCAGGGCATGGTGGAGGCCATGCAGGACGGCGTCTTCCCGCCCACGCCGGAGAACCTGGCCAGTATTCACCAACAGATCGAGCTGCTCAACCGCCTGGTGGAGGAGCTGCGCACCCTGGCCCACGCGGAGGCAGGCCAGTTGACTCTGGAAATTACCGCCCTGGATCTGGCCGGGCTGGCGACTCGCCAGGTGGCGCTCCATCAGCCCCAGGCTCAACAGAAGGGCATTGCCCTGGCTCTGGACATCTCTGAACCCCTGCCGCCCGTGCAGGGAGATGAAAAGCGGCTGGGCCAGGTGCTGGGCAACCTGCTCACCAATGCCCTGCGCCACACCCCGCCTGGGGGACACGTCACCGTGGCCCTGCAACCCGACCCCGACGGCGTTCGCATGTACGTCCAGGACGACGGCGAGGGCATCGCCCCGGCGGACCTGCCCCACATTTTCGACCGTTTTTATCGGGGGGATCCCTCCCGCAGTCGTCAGCGGGGCGGGAGCGGGTTGGGGCTGGCCATCGCCCGCCAGTTTGTAGCCGCCCACGGCGGGCGCATCTGGGCCGAAAGTCCGCCCCCCGGACAGGCTCGGGGCACCCGGGTTTCGGTGGTGTTGCCCCGGCGCCCACCTCCCAGGTCGGATTGA
- a CDS encoding response regulator transcription factor: MTKTLLIVEDDAQIRHVLEGYLKQAGYRVLTAGDGRTGLALVQQEKPHLVVLDLMLPELDGWELTRRLRASPDPALAGIYIIMLTARVEETDRVVGLELGADDYVTKPFSPRELVARIRAALRRLEGQSGQAQPLVAGALRLDPVYRTVTLAGKPVDLTRTEFDLLAHFMRHPGRPFTRSELLDVTQRDAVGDVSPYERTIDAHVKNIRQKLDDTDRERYIETVHGVGYRFVPQAAEGSP, translated from the coding sequence ATGACGAAGACCCTACTGATCGTTGAGGACGACGCCCAGATACGCCACGTCCTGGAAGGATATCTGAAGCAAGCCGGCTACCGGGTTCTGACTGCCGGGGACGGCCGCACCGGGCTGGCCCTGGTCCAACAGGAAAAACCCCACCTGGTGGTCCTGGACCTGATGCTGCCGGAACTGGATGGCTGGGAGCTGACCCGCCGCCTGCGGGCCAGCCCAGATCCGGCCCTGGCCGGCATCTACATCATCATGCTCACCGCCCGGGTGGAGGAGACCGACCGGGTGGTGGGCCTGGAACTGGGCGCAGACGACTACGTGACCAAGCCCTTCAGCCCCCGGGAACTGGTGGCCCGCATCCGCGCTGCCCTCCGACGCCTGGAAGGCCAGTCCGGCCAGGCCCAGCCCCTGGTGGCCGGCGCGCTGCGTCTGGACCCGGTCTACCGGACCGTCACCCTGGCCGGGAAGCCCGTCGACCTGACCCGCACCGAGTTCGACCTGCTGGCCCATTTCATGCGTCACCCCGGCCGTCCTTTCACCCGCAGTGAGCTGCTGGATGTGACCCAGCGGGACGCTGTGGGCGATGTGAGCCCGTATGAGCGGACCATCGACGCCCATGTGAAGAACATCCGCCAGAAGCTGGACGATACCGATCGCGAGCGGTATATCGAAACCGTCCACGGGGTAGGCTACCGTTTTGTGCCGCAAGCTGCAGAGGGCTCCCCATGA
- a CDS encoding SH3 domain-containing protein — protein MNRGYMLWAMLWAVLLVASLLLASCGRSEPEPTPTPTKTPVGAAGQAPQPATTPSPATDGSQSAPQPANTQLAANPDPATPTAAAAVFAVVDADLLNVRSGPGTNFDVVTTVSRGERYQIIGRSQDNSWVQLGNEGRELGWVAADFVREERGDGSGQVAQATPTPATGGGSQPTGGGTYAAATMSSPDFGAQAFLWWRPEIADRDLKLMQEAGFNWVKQTFAWETIEGAGKGQFDWSIADRVVTHVNQHNLKLLARLSSDPEKTNFWPGQPPGNADHFADFAFAVASRYNCTPQAVGCIQAYQIWNEPNLAREWGGNRPNPAQYVEFLRKAYAAIKRANPNAIVISAGMAPTGDNNANAMPDDLFYESMYQAMGGSSNGYFDMLGVHGAGFAAPPELDPAEAAANPQYGGYRFFAFRHVEDIRNIMVRYGDGNKRIVLLEFGWTFDRVNPSYKWHGADAGIDEFVQADYLKRAYQYAAANWQPWIGLMSLLTMPNLDWLNDGNPQDEEQYWWAILEPSQIDELKLRPAFVELCIYFNSLKGQRCKYDPN, from the coding sequence ATGAACAGGGGCTATATGTTGTGGGCTATGTTGTGGGCTGTGCTGCTCGTGGCCAGCCTGCTGCTGGCAAGCTGTGGCCGGAGCGAGCCCGAACCCACGCCGACCCCGACCAAGACGCCGGTGGGCGCGGCAGGCCAGGCCCCGCAGCCGGCGACCACGCCATCCCCTGCGACGGACGGAAGCCAGTCTGCTCCCCAACCGGCCAACACCCAGCTGGCTGCCAACCCGGACCCGGCCACCCCCACAGCGGCAGCCGCCGTCTTCGCGGTGGTGGATGCCGACCTCCTCAACGTGCGCAGCGGCCCGGGCACCAATTTCGACGTGGTCACCACCGTGTCCCGGGGCGAACGGTATCAGATCATCGGCCGCAGCCAGGACAATTCCTGGGTACAGCTGGGCAACGAGGGCCGGGAGTTGGGCTGGGTAGCGGCAGACTTCGTGCGGGAGGAACGGGGCGATGGGAGCGGCCAGGTGGCCCAGGCCACGCCTACCCCGGCCACCGGCGGTGGAAGCCAGCCGACGGGCGGGGGCACCTACGCGGCGGCCACCATGTCCAGCCCGGACTTTGGCGCCCAGGCCTTCCTCTGGTGGCGCCCCGAGATCGCCGACCGGGACCTGAAGCTGATGCAGGAGGCCGGTTTTAACTGGGTGAAACAGACCTTCGCCTGGGAGACCATCGAGGGCGCGGGGAAGGGCCAGTTCGATTGGTCCATCGCCGACCGGGTGGTGACCCACGTGAACCAGCACAACCTCAAATTGCTGGCCCGCCTGAGCAGCGATCCGGAAAAGACCAACTTCTGGCCCGGCCAGCCCCCGGGCAACGCAGACCACTTCGCCGACTTCGCCTTCGCCGTGGCCAGCCGCTATAACTGCACGCCCCAGGCCGTGGGCTGCATCCAGGCCTACCAGATCTGGAACGAGCCCAACCTGGCCCGGGAATGGGGCGGCAACCGGCCCAACCCGGCCCAGTACGTGGAGTTCCTGCGCAAGGCCTACGCGGCCATCAAGCGGGCCAACCCCAACGCCATCGTCATCAGCGCGGGGATGGCGCCCACCGGCGACAACAACGCCAACGCCATGCCCGACGACCTTTTCTACGAGTCCATGTACCAGGCCATGGGCGGCAGCAGCAACGGCTACTTCGACATGCTGGGGGTCCACGGGGCCGGCTTCGCCGCGCCGCCAGAGCTGGACCCGGCAGAGGCGGCAGCCAATCCCCAGTACGGCGGCTACCGCTTCTTCGCCTTCCGCCACGTGGAGGACATCCGCAACATCATGGTGCGCTACGGCGACGGCAACAAACGGATCGTCCTGCTGGAGTTCGGCTGGACCTTCGACCGGGTCAACCCCAGCTACAAATGGCATGGCGCCGACGCCGGCATCGACGAATTTGTCCAGGCAGATTACTTGAAGCGGGCCTACCAATACGCCGCGGCCAACTGGCAGCCCTGGATCGGCCTGATGAGCCTGCTGACCATGCCCAACCTGGACTGGCTCAACGACGGCAATCCCCAGGACGAGGAGCAGTACTGGTGGGCCATCCTGGAGCCCAGCCAGATCGACGAGCTGAAGCTGCGCCCGGCGTTTGTGGAGCTCTGCATCTACTTCAACTCCCTCAAGGGGCAGCGCTGTAAGTACGACCCGAACTAA
- a CDS encoding SH3 domain-containing protein, with protein MAWLVLAGSCTQAMPALPAAEEPTPTPAVTLAVVTTEDSRLNVRSGPGTDFAIVGKLDPGRVVTITGSSEDGQWYRVQVDEVDGEAWIAAAYAAVTEATPAATEEPAAALPTPTPTPGQASTPAQPVEVSLLPTPTPTPQPTPTAPVAVIQPERMNVRQGPGTNYPVVTTVTAGTWLPIVALGPQGEWYQVQVAGRDEPAWVYAGLTQGLGPLETLPRLSPEEIPPAPTPTPAPVVQAAALPAAPAPAAPGFFGYGVQAHMLGGGVDAALAATSDLGFNWIKQQVEWRLFQPEPGAIGFGELHGIVNAAGNRGINVLFSVVNAPPWAREPGFDASVGGPPADPQTLANFLGAMAGEFCGSALKAIEVWNEQNLHYEWGNKPLNPAEYMNLLRASYASIKAACPSMYVISGALTPAGDNPPFAMDDFAYLEGMYQHGLAQYSDGIGAHPSGYNVPPSVTWQEACAVIQQTGNSFNGACDTPHHSWSFRSTMEGYRNIMVKYGDANKRIWPTEFGWAAGGAFHPAYAYANDNDFTEQAQWTVEAFQMMKNWGWVGPAFLWNLNFRVVADGTEKAQWGIVRNDYSPLPVYEALRAMPK; from the coding sequence ATGGCCTGGCTCGTCCTGGCCGGCAGTTGCACCCAGGCCATGCCCGCCCTACCGGCCGCCGAGGAGCCCACACCCACCCCGGCAGTCACCCTGGCGGTGGTGACCACCGAGGACAGCCGCCTGAATGTGCGCAGCGGTCCCGGCACAGACTTCGCCATCGTGGGGAAACTCGACCCCGGCCGTGTGGTGACCATCACAGGAAGCAGCGAGGACGGCCAGTGGTACCGGGTCCAGGTGGATGAGGTCGACGGGGAGGCCTGGATCGCAGCGGCGTACGCGGCGGTGACCGAGGCCACCCCGGCTGCAACCGAAGAGCCGGCAGCGGCACTCCCCACGCCTACCCCTACCCCTGGCCAGGCCAGCACCCCGGCCCAGCCTGTCGAGGTCAGCCTGCTGCCCACGCCCACCCCTACCCCCCAGCCGACGCCCACTGCGCCGGTGGCCGTGATCCAGCCGGAGCGGATGAACGTCCGCCAGGGGCCGGGCACCAACTACCCGGTGGTCACCACCGTCACCGCGGGTACCTGGCTGCCCATCGTGGCCCTGGGGCCCCAGGGCGAGTGGTACCAGGTCCAGGTGGCCGGCCGGGATGAACCGGCCTGGGTCTACGCCGGGCTGACCCAGGGGCTGGGGCCGCTGGAGACGCTGCCCCGGCTGAGCCCGGAGGAGATCCCACCGGCACCCACACCCACCCCGGCACCGGTGGTGCAGGCGGCCGCCCTGCCCGCTGCCCCGGCGCCAGCCGCCCCCGGCTTCTTCGGCTATGGCGTCCAGGCCCACATGCTGGGCGGCGGCGTGGATGCCGCGCTGGCCGCCACCAGCGACCTGGGCTTCAACTGGATCAAGCAGCAGGTGGAGTGGCGTCTCTTCCAGCCGGAGCCCGGCGCCATCGGTTTCGGGGAGCTCCATGGCATTGTCAACGCGGCCGGCAACCGGGGCATCAACGTGCTCTTCAGCGTGGTCAATGCACCACCCTGGGCCCGGGAACCCGGCTTCGACGCCAGCGTGGGCGGCCCCCCCGCCGATCCCCAGACCCTGGCCAATTTCCTGGGCGCCATGGCTGGGGAGTTCTGCGGCAGCGCACTCAAGGCCATCGAGGTCTGGAACGAGCAGAACCTCCACTACGAGTGGGGCAACAAGCCCCTGAATCCGGCGGAGTATATGAACCTGTTGCGGGCTTCGTACGCCAGCATCAAGGCGGCCTGCCCGTCCATGTACGTCATCAGCGGCGCGCTCACCCCCGCCGGCGACAACCCGCCCTTCGCCATGGACGACTTCGCCTACCTGGAGGGGATGTACCAGCACGGACTGGCCCAGTACAGCGATGGCATCGGCGCCCACCCCAGCGGCTACAACGTCCCCCCCAGCGTCACCTGGCAGGAGGCGTGCGCCGTGATCCAGCAGACGGGCAACAGCTTCAACGGCGCCTGCGACACGCCCCACCACTCCTGGAGCTTCCGCAGCACCATGGAGGGCTACCGCAACATCATGGTCAAGTATGGTGACGCCAACAAGCGCATCTGGCCCACCGAGTTCGGCTGGGCCGCGGGCGGCGCCTTCCACCCGGCCTATGCCTATGCCAACGACAACGACTTCACCGAGCAGGCCCAGTGGACGGTGGAAGCCTTCCAGATGATGAAGAACTGGGGCTGGGTCGGGCCGGCCTTCCTCTGGAACCTGAACTTCCGGGTGGTGGCCGACGGCACCGAAAAGGCCCAGTGGGGCATTGTACGGAACGATTACTCCCCCCTGCCCGTCTATGAGGCGTTGCGGGCCATGCCCAAGTGA
- a CDS encoding heavy metal translocating P-type ATPase, with the protein MTSEHGHEETMPQTAQKQEAHAHHAAHAHDQADGQAPAMAHGDHGDEHAGHGDGHGGHGVDHTGHEQMFRRKFWVSLVLSIPVLLYSEMLQSWLGFTVPTFPGSQWIGPLFAIVIFFYGGWPFIDMAIPELRNRQPGMMTLISLAITVAFVYSLAALFLPGTASFFWELVTLIDIMLLGHWLEMRSVRQASGALDELARLMPDTAERLREDGSTETVPVSQLREGDLVLVRPGESIPADGEVVEGRSAVNEAMITGESRPVEKGEGDRVIAGTINGDGSLRVRVTATGDQTALAGIMRLVEEAQQSKSKTQVLADRAAGWLFYIALAAALITAVAWSVAQGFQVEVVERVATVLVIACPHALGLAVPLVVAISTALAANNGILVRNRLALEAARELDTVIFDKTGTLTEGKFGVVDLATVEGWETEDALALTAAVEGDSEHTIAQGIRRSAEEKGLSLPQVSDFEAIQGRGVRARHQGKVVHVGGPRLLEMLEVRLPEALAAFEERAAEKGQSVIFLVVEKEPVAALALADVIREVSYEAVRQLQSMGLEVAMLTGDSEAVARAVAAELDIDTYFAQVLPEHKDQKVAELQRQGKKVAMVGDGVNDAPALTRADVGIAIGSGTDVAVESADIVLVRNDPRDVVKVIRLSRATYGKMVQNLWWAAGYNIVAIPLAAGVLVPMGIPAISPAVGAVLMSLSTIIVAINAQLLRRAALAA; encoded by the coding sequence ATGACTTCTGAACATGGACACGAGGAAACTATGCCGCAAACCGCACAGAAACAGGAAGCGCATGCCCATCACGCCGCCCACGCCCACGACCAGGCGGATGGCCAGGCGCCGGCCATGGCCCACGGCGACCATGGGGATGAACACGCCGGCCACGGAGATGGGCATGGGGGCCACGGCGTCGACCACACCGGCCACGAGCAGATGTTTCGCCGTAAGTTCTGGGTGTCGTTGGTGCTCTCCATCCCTGTGCTGCTCTACAGCGAGATGTTGCAGAGCTGGCTGGGCTTTACCGTACCGACCTTCCCCGGCAGCCAGTGGATCGGCCCCCTCTTCGCCATCGTCATCTTCTTCTATGGCGGCTGGCCTTTCATCGATATGGCCATCCCCGAGCTGCGCAACCGCCAGCCGGGCATGATGACCCTGATCTCCCTGGCCATCACCGTAGCCTTTGTCTACAGCCTGGCCGCGCTCTTCCTGCCCGGCACGGCCAGCTTCTTCTGGGAACTGGTCACCCTGATCGACATCATGCTCCTGGGCCACTGGCTGGAGATGCGCAGCGTGCGCCAGGCTTCCGGCGCGCTGGACGAGCTGGCCCGGCTCATGCCGGACACCGCGGAACGCCTGCGGGAGGACGGCAGCACCGAGACGGTCCCGGTCAGCCAGCTCCGGGAGGGAGACCTGGTGCTGGTGCGGCCCGGCGAGAGCATCCCCGCCGACGGCGAGGTGGTGGAAGGGCGTTCCGCGGTCAACGAAGCCATGATTACCGGCGAATCCCGGCCGGTGGAGAAAGGCGAAGGGGACCGGGTCATTGCGGGGACCATCAACGGCGATGGCAGTTTGCGGGTGCGGGTCACCGCCACCGGCGACCAGACTGCGCTGGCCGGGATCATGCGGTTGGTGGAGGAGGCCCAACAGAGCAAGTCCAAAACCCAGGTGTTGGCCGACCGCGCGGCCGGCTGGCTCTTCTACATTGCCCTGGCCGCGGCGCTGATCACCGCGGTGGCCTGGAGCGTGGCCCAGGGCTTCCAGGTGGAGGTGGTGGAGCGGGTGGCCACCGTGCTGGTCATCGCCTGCCCCCATGCCCTGGGGCTGGCTGTCCCTCTGGTGGTGGCCATCAGCACGGCCCTGGCTGCCAATAACGGCATCCTGGTGCGCAACCGCCTGGCCCTGGAGGCCGCCCGAGAGCTGGACACCGTCATCTTTGACAAGACCGGCACGTTAACCGAGGGGAAGTTTGGCGTGGTGGATCTGGCCACGGTGGAGGGCTGGGAAACAGAGGATGCGCTGGCCCTGACCGCGGCGGTGGAAGGGGACTCGGAGCATACCATCGCCCAGGGCATCCGCCGCAGCGCGGAGGAGAAGGGACTCTCACTGCCCCAGGTCAGTGACTTCGAGGCCATCCAGGGGCGGGGTGTGCGGGCCCGGCACCAGGGGAAGGTCGTTCATGTGGGCGGTCCTCGCCTGTTGGAGATGCTGGAAGTCCGTCTGCCGGAGGCGCTGGCCGCCTTTGAAGAGCGGGCAGCCGAGAAGGGCCAGAGCGTGATCTTCCTCGTCGTGGAGAAGGAGCCGGTGGCCGCGCTGGCCCTGGCCGACGTGATCCGGGAAGTGAGCTACGAGGCGGTGCGCCAGTTGCAGTCCATGGGGCTGGAGGTGGCCATGCTCACCGGCGACAGCGAAGCGGTGGCCAGGGCGGTGGCTGCCGAGCTGGACATCGACACCTACTTTGCCCAGGTTCTGCCGGAGCACAAGGACCAGAAGGTGGCCGAGTTGCAGCGTCAGGGCAAGAAGGTGGCCATGGTGGGCGATGGCGTCAATGACGCGCCGGCCCTGACCCGGGCGGACGTGGGCATTGCCATCGGCAGCGGCACGGACGTAGCGGTGGAGTCAGCAGATATTGTGCTGGTCCGCAACGACCCGCGGGATGTGGTGAAGGTCATCCGCCTGAGCCGGGCCACCTATGGCAAGATGGTCCAGAATCTGTGGTGGGCGGCGGGCTACAACATCGTGGCCATTCCCCTGGCGGCGGGCGTGTTGGTGCCCATGGGCATCCCGGCCATCTCGCCGGCGGTGGGTGCGGTGCTCATGTCCCTGAGCACCATCATCGTGGCCATCAACGCCCAGCTCCTGCGCCGGGCCGCGCTGGCGGCGTAG
- a CDS encoding SH3 domain-containing protein, which translates to MQNTRFEPRLESRPSIWSSIGRVLEGPAAWLLTFVVIPALVIAALLLPPISLMSRLQAFTYTRIGVAGGAIRDPDGTIVNFPAEGIQRGFLATIESTPRAEFIEGQAGRELYEAARDLPDYLIPKSPFYKVKLIGTEPTQVILEIPIPNDSLPYETLGVYSYRDGRWWHLPNVVYPADDIIESRLEFVPPNFMVMQTVAVVPAVSVDLGLEGQLPQNAMVANEIKAGLYLRGDGALEGVAPVNTGNTLPVIRNWVDDVVRTDLINNLLLDPGLQDNQLVAVEQTVVQNGYPGVVIDYRGVDAVPSARADFVHLMSRLAERLHANNKTLAVRVERPRQISADTWDTTGYDWEGLGQVVDTLIIPAPVDPRAYAPNGEMEALLDFATSRVERRKIQFELTAQSIERSGNYLLLKGYQESLQPLVTQIQAEVGDDGNVVVSLDNPRIQERVTWDDAIGMYTYTYVDDQGLQRTVYIETASSLARKLTLLQRFHVRGVSVVTPPSGDVDPNIWNVLLQFQQGTDLSGVANQMAIAYTVYGPDGNVIAQELRPLDDPRLAFAAPAGQGELRVDAQIVGGNGQPLTALQSTTLALGAQAVAEEAPAEAVAAAEEAPAEEVVAASGEPTLSSGQVVNVREGPSTAYNVLGQITPGNTYRIKAQNENRDWWQIDFNGQDGWVIGQLVNTSGNVDAVAVTSDYPEPPAQPVAAAAAPAAAPAVAAPAPTGGGSFGYGVQAHMVHNDQAGQVMAMTRDLGFNWVKQQVEWKVFEPSPGQRDFGALDGIVNAANGAGINLLFSVVNAPGWAREPGFDASVGGPPQNPQTFADFLGALAGKYCGSSVKAIEVWNEQNLHYEWGNRPLNPADYVALLAPSYAAIKAACPSMYVISGALTPAGDNPGLAVDDFAYLEGMFQAGLNNYIDGVGAHPSGYNVPPSVTWEGACEAIQRHGNSFNGACDSPHHSWSFRSTMEGYRNIMVKYGAGNKKIWPTEFGWAAGGAFHPAYKYADDNDFNEQAQWTVEAFQMMKSWGWVGPAFLWNLNFRVVANGTEKAQWGIVGPNWEPLPVYNALKSMPK; encoded by the coding sequence ATGCAAAACACCCGGTTTGAGCCTCGTCTTGAATCGCGACCGTCGATCTGGTCTAGCATTGGGCGGGTGCTGGAAGGGCCGGCTGCCTGGCTGCTCACCTTTGTGGTCATTCCAGCCCTGGTGATCGCCGCCCTGCTGCTGCCGCCCATTAGCCTGATGAGCCGGCTCCAGGCCTTCACCTATACCCGCATCGGCGTGGCCGGCGGCGCCATTCGGGATCCCGATGGTACCATCGTCAACTTCCCGGCCGAAGGCATTCAACGTGGCTTTTTGGCCACCATCGAAAGCACGCCTCGCGCAGAATTCATCGAAGGGCAGGCAGGCCGAGAGCTGTACGAAGCCGCCCGCGACCTGCCCGATTATCTGATCCCCAAAAGCCCTTTCTATAAGGTCAAGCTGATCGGCACCGAACCCACCCAGGTTATCCTGGAGATCCCCATCCCCAACGACAGCCTGCCCTACGAGACCCTGGGGGTCTACTCCTACCGGGATGGCCGCTGGTGGCACCTGCCCAATGTGGTCTACCCCGCCGACGACATCATCGAATCTCGCCTGGAGTTCGTCCCACCCAACTTTATGGTCATGCAGACAGTAGCCGTGGTGCCTGCCGTCTCGGTGGACCTGGGGCTGGAAGGCCAGTTGCCCCAGAATGCCATGGTGGCCAACGAGATCAAGGCGGGCCTCTACCTGCGAGGGGATGGTGCGCTGGAGGGTGTGGCCCCGGTGAACACCGGCAACACCCTGCCCGTCATCCGCAACTGGGTGGACGACGTGGTGCGCACCGACCTGATCAACAACCTGCTCCTGGACCCGGGCCTGCAGGATAACCAGCTGGTCGCGGTGGAGCAGACGGTGGTCCAGAACGGCTACCCGGGTGTGGTCATCGACTACCGGGGCGTGGATGCAGTGCCCAGCGCCCGGGCCGACTTTGTCCACCTCATGTCCCGCCTGGCCGAACGGCTCCACGCCAATAACAAGACCCTGGCCGTGCGGGTGGAACGTCCCCGGCAAATTTCTGCCGACACCTGGGACACCACCGGCTACGACTGGGAAGGGCTGGGCCAGGTGGTGGACACCCTCATCATTCCCGCGCCTGTCGACCCCCGGGCGTACGCGCCCAATGGCGAGATGGAAGCCCTGCTGGACTTCGCCACCAGCCGGGTGGAACGCCGCAAGATCCAGTTTGAGCTGACCGCCCAGTCCATCGAGCGCAGCGGCAACTATCTGCTCCTCAAGGGTTACCAGGAGTCGTTGCAGCCCCTGGTGACCCAGATCCAGGCGGAAGTGGGCGACGACGGCAACGTGGTCGTCAGCCTGGACAACCCCCGCATCCAGGAACGGGTGACGTGGGATGACGCCATCGGCATGTACACCTACACCTACGTGGATGACCAGGGCCTGCAGCGCACGGTCTATATCGAGACGGCCAGCAGCCTGGCCCGCAAGCTGACCCTGCTCCAGCGCTTCCACGTCCGGGGCGTCTCGGTGGTGACACCTCCCTCCGGCGATGTGGATCCCAACATCTGGAACGTCCTGCTCCAGTTCCAGCAGGGCACGGACCTGAGCGGCGTGGCCAACCAGATGGCCATCGCCTACACCGTGTACGGACCCGACGGCAACGTGATCGCCCAGGAGCTGCGGCCCCTGGATGACCCCCGCCTGGCCTTCGCCGCCCCGGCCGGTCAGGGCGAGCTACGGGTGGACGCCCAGATCGTGGGCGGCAACGGCCAGCCGCTGACCGCCCTGCAGTCCACCACCCTGGCCCTGGGCGCCCAGGCCGTCGCTGAAGAGGCCCCGGCGGAGGCAGTGGCCGCCGCCGAGGAGGCCCCCGCGGAGGAAGTCGTCGCGGCCAGCGGCGAACCCACCCTGAGCAGCGGCCAGGTGGTGAACGTCCGGGAAGGGCCGAGCACCGCCTACAACGTCCTGGGGCAGATCACCCCGGGCAATACCTACCGCATCAAGGCCCAGAACGAAAACCGGGACTGGTGGCAGATCGACTTCAACGGCCAGGACGGCTGGGTGATCGGCCAGCTGGTCAACACCAGCGGCAACGTGGATGCGGTGGCCGTGACCAGCGACTACCCCGAGCCGCCGGCCCAGCCGGTGGCCGCCGCTGCAGCCCCGGCAGCCGCGCCGGCCGTGGCAGCGCCCGCCCCCACCGGCGGTGGCAGCTTCGGCTATGGCGTCCAGGCCCACATGGTCCACAACGACCAGGCCGGCCAGGTGATGGCCATGACCCGGGACCTGGGCTTCAATTGGGTCAAGCAGCAGGTGGAGTGGAAGGTCTTTGAGCCCAGCCCAGGCCAGCGGGACTTCGGTGCGCTGGACGGCATCGTCAACGCGGCCAACGGCGCGGGCATCAACCTGCTCTTCAGCGTGGTGAACGCCCCCGGCTGGGCCCGGGAACCGGGCTTCGACGCCAGCGTGGGCGGCCCGCCCCAGAATCCCCAGACCTTCGCCGATTTCCTGGGGGCGCTGGCCGGCAAGTACTGCGGCTCTTCGGTGAAGGCCATCGAAGTCTGGAACGAACAGAACCTCCACTACGAGTGGGGCAACCGGCCTCTGAACCCGGCCGACTACGTGGCCCTGCTGGCGCCGTCCTACGCGGCCATCAAGGCGGCCTGCCCGTCCATGTACGTCATCAGCGGCGCGCTCACCCCCGCCGGCGACAACCCGGGCCTGGCCGTGGACGACTTCGCCTACCTGGAGGGCATGTTCCAGGCCGGCCTGAACAATTACATCGACGGCGTGGGCGCCCACCCCAGCGGCTACAACGTCCCCCCCAGCGTCACCTGGGAAGGCGCCTGTGAGGCCATCCAGCGCCACGGCAATAGCTTCAACGGCGCCTGCGACTCGCCCCACCACTCCTGGAGCTTCCGCAGCACCATGGAGGGCTACCGCAATATCATGGTCAAGTATGGCGCCGGCAACAAGAAGATCTGGCCCACCGAGTTCGGTTGGGCCGCGGGCGGGGCCTTCCATCCGGCCTACAAATATGCCGACGACAACGACTTCAACGAACAGGCCCAGTGGACGGTGGAAGCCTTCCAGATGATGAAGAGCTGGGGCTGGGTCGGCCCGGCCTTCCTCTGGAACCTGAACTTCCGGGTGGTGGCCAACGGCACCGAGAAGGCCCAGTGGGGCATTGTCGGTCCCAACTGGGAGCCCCTGCCGGTCTACAACGCGCTGAAGTCCATGCCCAAATAA